One Streptomyces sp. R28 DNA window includes the following coding sequences:
- a CDS encoding ABC transporter substrate-binding protein, whose product MRDVTHDVPALHRRSFLKYTGALGAAAAVSASLSACSSGPESTNETGGGGGRDRTLTAVIGYGNDGSWDPTQTASAFCMAANNHIYEGLLDTDPISREPYAALATQVPADPNATSWKFTLRAGAKFHDGKPVTADDVVFVFDRILDPKTQTLAKGFFASWLKEVRKIDAQNVELVLKFPFPDGISRLTLAKIMPKHVFSQPGAWEDAIKGKAIGSGPYRQTAHHPKSNTTFEAYPDYNGPRKAAFKKMNWLTIVDAAPRVARISGASAGAQIADNIPYANIGQLESGGLTVAGGAGMNNLFLMFNTQHKPFDDVRVRQALHYAIDTEKMIEVALKGHGKPSSSFLNEANPSYRRAKTVYDHDPDKAKALLKEAGVSGLEIEILAVNVSWIVDCLPTIKASWDAIGVRTTLSPQETTAVFTKMDQKQDFQVVVAASNPNQFGLHADLIMHYNYGPENLWMQYTRWAGNSVAKALFKDMDRATQESDTEKKRTMVQDYIDVVAEQAVLYPVVHNELMTAWNPKQLTGIRAQPYPGINLLQAKWS is encoded by the coding sequence GTGCGCGACGTGACCCACGACGTGCCGGCGCTGCACCGCCGGTCGTTCCTGAAGTACACCGGCGCGCTGGGCGCGGCCGCCGCCGTCTCCGCGTCGCTGTCGGCCTGTTCGTCGGGGCCCGAGTCCACGAACGAGACCGGCGGGGGCGGTGGCCGGGACCGGACGCTCACGGCGGTCATCGGCTACGGCAACGACGGCAGCTGGGACCCCACGCAGACGGCGTCCGCCTTCTGCATGGCCGCCAACAACCACATCTACGAGGGGCTCCTCGACACCGACCCGATCTCCCGGGAGCCGTACGCCGCGCTCGCCACCCAGGTGCCGGCGGACCCGAACGCCACGTCCTGGAAGTTCACCCTGCGCGCGGGCGCGAAGTTCCACGACGGCAAGCCGGTCACGGCCGACGACGTGGTCTTCGTCTTCGACCGGATCCTCGACCCGAAGACGCAGACCCTCGCCAAGGGGTTCTTCGCCAGTTGGCTCAAGGAAGTGCGGAAGATCGACGCGCAGAACGTCGAGCTGGTGCTCAAGTTCCCTTTCCCGGACGGGATTTCGCGGCTCACCCTCGCCAAGATCATGCCGAAGCACGTGTTCTCCCAGCCGGGTGCCTGGGAGGACGCCATCAAGGGCAAGGCGATCGGCTCGGGGCCGTACCGGCAGACCGCCCACCACCCGAAGTCCAACACCACCTTCGAGGCGTATCCCGACTACAACGGCCCGCGCAAGGCGGCCTTCAAGAAGATGAACTGGCTGACGATCGTGGACGCGGCGCCGCGCGTGGCCAGGATCTCCGGCGCGAGTGCGGGCGCGCAGATCGCGGACAACATCCCGTACGCCAACATCGGGCAGTTGGAGAGCGGCGGGCTGACGGTCGCGGGCGGGGCCGGGATGAACAACCTGTTCCTGATGTTCAACACCCAGCACAAGCCCTTCGACGACGTACGCGTCCGCCAGGCGCTGCACTACGCCATCGACACCGAGAAGATGATCGAGGTCGCGCTCAAGGGGCACGGCAAGCCGTCGTCGTCGTTCCTCAACGAGGCCAACCCCAGCTACCGGCGCGCGAAGACCGTCTACGACCACGACCCCGACAAGGCGAAGGCGCTGCTGAAGGAGGCCGGGGTCAGCGGGCTGGAGATCGAGATCCTGGCCGTCAACGTGAGCTGGATCGTCGACTGTCTGCCGACCATCAAGGCGTCCTGGGACGCGATCGGCGTCAGGACGACCCTCTCCCCGCAGGAGACGACGGCCGTCTTCACCAAGATGGACCAGAAGCAGGACTTCCAGGTCGTCGTCGCCGCCTCGAACCCCAACCAGTTCGGCCTCCACGCCGACCTGATCATGCATTACAACTACGGCCCCGAGAACCTGTGGATGCAGTACACGCGGTGGGCCGGCAACTCCGTCGCCAAGGCGCTGTTCAAGGACATGGACCGGGCGACCCAGGAGTCGGACACCGAGAAGAAGAGGACGATGGTCCAGGACTACATCGACGTCGTCGCCGAACAGGCCGTGCTCTACCCGGTCGTCCACAACGAGCTGATGACGGCCTGGAACCCGAAGCAGCTCACCGGCATAAGGGCCCAGCCGTATCCCGGTATCAACCTCCTCCAGGCCAAGTGGTCCTAG
- a CDS encoding ABC transporter permease: MVTVVRILARRIALLVPLMLGIVLFVFLVMRFSDVDPASAFFQGANPTAQQLHDFREENGLLDPLPVRYVAFIGDLLHGDMGISALTRAPVVDQVMTALPLTLQLTFLGLGVAVVLSLLGGVTAAIYRDRLPDQIIRVVSLTGVAAPGFWLALLMIQYLAVDLGWFPTGGYINPADSFTGWLKTMTLPAFALSLPVAAQLTRIVRTAVVEELDKDYVRTAIGSGLPPRVVVGRNVLRNALINPLTVLGLRVGYLLGGAVVIETIFSLPGMGKLMIDAVKNGDPAVVQGVVLTTATGFVVVNLVIDILYLLVNPRLREAT, translated from the coding sequence GTGGTCACCGTCGTCAGGATCCTGGCCCGTCGCATCGCGCTGCTCGTGCCGCTGATGCTCGGCATCGTGCTGTTCGTGTTCCTGGTCATGCGGTTCTCGGACGTCGACCCGGCGTCCGCGTTCTTCCAGGGCGCCAACCCCACCGCCCAGCAGCTGCACGACTTCCGCGAGGAGAACGGCCTGCTGGATCCCCTCCCCGTCCGCTACGTCGCCTTCATCGGCGACCTGCTCCACGGCGACATGGGCATCAGCGCCCTGACCCGGGCGCCGGTCGTCGACCAGGTCATGACCGCGCTGCCGCTCACCCTCCAGCTCACCTTCCTGGGCCTCGGCGTCGCGGTCGTACTGTCGCTGCTCGGCGGCGTGACGGCGGCCATCTACCGCGACCGCCTGCCCGACCAGATCATCCGGGTCGTCTCCCTCACCGGGGTGGCCGCCCCCGGCTTCTGGCTGGCGCTGCTGATGATCCAGTACCTCGCCGTCGACCTGGGCTGGTTCCCGACCGGCGGCTACATCAACCCGGCGGACTCCTTCACCGGCTGGCTGAAGACCATGACGCTGCCCGCCTTCGCGCTGTCGCTTCCGGTGGCGGCGCAGCTGACGCGGATCGTGCGCACGGCGGTGGTGGAGGAGCTGGACAAGGACTACGTCCGCACGGCGATCGGCAGCGGGCTGCCGCCGCGGGTGGTGGTCGGCCGGAACGTCCTCAGGAACGCGCTCATCAACCCGCTGACCGTGCTCGGCCTGCGCGTCGGCTATCTCCTCGGCGGCGCGGTGGTCATCGAGACGATCTTCTCCCTGCCGGGGATGGGGAAGCTGATGATCGACGCCGTGAAGAACGGCGACCCGGCGGTGGTCCAGGGCGTCGTCCTCACGACGGCGACCGGCTTCGTGGTCGTCAACCTGGTCATCGACATCCTGTATCTGCTGGTCAACCCGCGCCTGCGGGAGGCGACGTGA
- a CDS encoding VOC family protein, which yields MDISIHASFLPHDDPEASLAFYRDALGFEVRTDVGQGKMRWITVGPAGRPGTSILLAPPAADPGITEDERRTIAEMMAKGTYGWILLATANVDDTFEKVQASGAEVVQEPTDQPYGIRDCAFRDPAGNLIRIQERG from the coding sequence ATGGACATCTCGATTCACGCCAGCTTTCTTCCGCACGACGACCCGGAGGCCTCCCTGGCCTTCTACCGCGACGCCCTCGGCTTCGAGGTCCGCACCGACGTCGGGCAGGGCAAGATGCGCTGGATCACGGTCGGCCCCGCCGGCCGGCCCGGTACGTCCATCCTTCTGGCGCCGCCGGCCGCCGACCCCGGGATCACCGAGGACGAGCGCCGCACGATCGCCGAGATGATGGCCAAGGGCACCTACGGCTGGATCCTGCTGGCCACCGCGAACGTCGACGACACCTTCGAGAAGGTGCAGGCGAGCGGCGCCGAGGTCGTCCAGGAGCCGACCGACCAGCCGTACGGCATCCGCGACTGCGCGTTCCGCGACCCCGCCGGCAACCTGATCCGTATCCAGGAGCGGGGCTGA
- a CDS encoding FadR/GntR family transcriptional regulator, which produces MPGQPRNSRTSEESRNSRIQRQVMQLIIDRRLRAGALLPTEAELMDDLGVSRNSVREALKALQALDIVEIRHGYGTYVGQASLTPLIDGLTFRTLARQDQDHDDSGALAEILQVREVLEEGLIRRVAATVTEGELDRLDAVVSRMEVAGRSGRAFPELDREFHELLYASLGNDLVPQLLAAFWTVFRRVSGARGRPDDPSPELTARWHRDIVTALRARDVEGAQRAMTVHFRGITARTSRGIA; this is translated from the coding sequence ATGCCCGGGCAGCCCAGGAACAGTCGTACGTCCGAGGAGTCCAGGAACAGCCGGATCCAGCGCCAGGTCATGCAGCTGATCATCGACCGCAGGCTCCGGGCCGGCGCGCTCCTGCCCACCGAGGCCGAGCTCATGGACGACCTCGGCGTCAGCCGCAACTCCGTCCGCGAGGCGCTCAAGGCGCTCCAGGCCCTCGACATCGTGGAGATCAGGCACGGCTACGGGACGTATGTGGGCCAGGCCTCGCTCACTCCGCTGATCGACGGGCTGACCTTCCGCACGCTCGCCCGGCAGGATCAGGATCACGACGACTCGGGCGCGCTCGCCGAGATCCTTCAGGTGCGGGAGGTGCTGGAGGAGGGGCTGATCCGGCGGGTGGCGGCGACGGTCACCGAGGGGGAGCTGGACCGGCTGGATGCGGTGGTGTCCCGGATGGAGGTGGCGGGGCGGTCGGGGCGGGCCTTTCCCGAGCTGGACCGCGAGTTCCACGAGTTGCTGTACGCGTCTCTCGGCAACGATCTCGTGCCGCAGCTGTTGGCCGCGTTCTGGACGGTGTTCCGGCGTGTTTCCGGTGCCCGGGGGCGCCCCGACGACCCGTCTCCCGAGCTCACTGCCCGTTGGCACCGTGACATCGTGACCGCCCTGCGTGCGCGGGACGTGGAGGGGGCGCAGCGGGCGATGACCGTTCACTTCCGTGGGATCACCGCGCGGACGTCACGCGGGATCGCCTGA